A window of Polaribacter litorisediminis contains these coding sequences:
- a CDS encoding transglycosylase SLT domain-containing protein yields the protein MKNKKINRLYTFIILIIATLFLNLASCKQKKEDTLSQQEKIINPFVANSVDRDLEDIKKDGVLRALVVYSSTSYFLYRGQAMGFEYELLKQLAKHLDLKLEIVVSKDLDTQFEVLNRGDVDLIAHGMTITNQRKWEVDFTEHLYLTRQVLVQKMPDNYLNMTWSATQKELIHDPIELIGKTVSIRKNSAYIERLLSLSNEMGGNIVIDTLDSKLSTDEIIDMVASGEIKYTIADENLAQINASFNPNLKIDIPISFSQKIGWVTRKKSSKFRAVVDDWIVSQRRKMNFNVIYNKYFKNKRTFRQRIRSDYYSLKNNQISKYDDLIKQHATKIGWDWRLLASQVYQESRFDPVAKSWAGASGLMQVMPATAVSLGIKDVSDPHESIRGGTDYLDKLYNRFTDINDSINRIKFSLASYNCGYSHVRDAQRLAKENNLDSTVWSDNVEKMILALSLPKNYNKPFIKYGYVRGEEPANYIEQIFERYDHYRQFIPLE from the coding sequence ATGAAAAACAAGAAAATAAATAGGCTATACACATTCATAATTTTAATCATTGCAACCCTTTTCTTGAACTTAGCTTCCTGTAAGCAGAAAAAAGAAGATACGCTTAGTCAGCAGGAAAAAATAATAAATCCTTTTGTTGCCAATTCTGTAGATAGAGATTTAGAAGATATTAAGAAAGATGGTGTTTTAAGAGCTTTGGTTGTGTACAGCAGTACGAGTTATTTTTTATACAGAGGTCAAGCTATGGGTTTTGAATATGAACTTTTAAAACAATTGGCAAAGCATCTTGATTTAAAATTAGAGATTGTAGTCTCTAAAGATCTCGATACACAATTTGAAGTATTAAATAGGGGAGATGTTGATTTAATAGCACACGGTATGACGATTACAAATCAACGAAAGTGGGAAGTTGATTTTACAGAACATTTATATTTAACAAGGCAAGTACTTGTGCAGAAGATGCCAGATAATTATTTAAATATGACCTGGAGCGCTACTCAGAAGGAGCTTATTCATGATCCTATTGAACTAATTGGTAAAACTGTGTCCATTAGAAAAAATTCAGCATACATAGAGCGTTTGTTAAGTTTATCAAATGAAATGGGAGGAAATATTGTTATTGATACCTTAGACAGTAAATTGTCTACAGATGAAATTATCGATATGGTCGCTTCTGGAGAAATAAAATACACTATAGCCGATGAAAACCTGGCGCAAATAAATGCTTCTTTCAATCCTAATCTTAAGATTGATATTCCTATTTCTTTTTCTCAAAAAATAGGTTGGGTAACCAGAAAAAAGTCATCAAAATTTAGAGCTGTTGTTGATGATTGGATTGTGTCTCAAAGACGGAAAATGAATTTTAATGTTATTTATAACAAATACTTTAAAAATAAACGCACTTTTAGACAACGAATAAGAAGTGATTATTACAGTTTAAAAAATAATCAAATTAGTAAATATGATGATTTGATAAAGCAACATGCCACTAAAATTGGTTGGGATTGGAGATTGCTAGCTTCACAAGTATATCAAGAATCTCGCTTTGATCCTGTTGCAAAATCGTGGGCAGGTGCAAGCGGTTTAATGCAAGTAATGCCAGCTACAGCGGTATCTTTAGGGATAAAAGATGTTTCTGATCCTCATGAAAGTATTCGAGGAGGAACCGATTATTTAGATAAACTATACAACCGATTTACAGATATTAATGACTCTATCAATAGAATTAAATTTTCTTTAGCATCTTACAATTGCGGGTATAGTCATGTTAGAGATGCACAACGATTGGCTAAAGAAAATAATTTAGATTCAACTGTTTGGTCGGATAATGTAGAAAAGATGATCTTAGCGTTAAGTTTGCCTAAAAATTACAATAAACCTTTTATAAAATATGGATATGTAAGAGGTGAAGAGCCCGCTAATTATATTGAGCAAATTTTTGAGCGCTATGACCATTACAGACAATTTATTCCTTTGGAATAA
- a CDS encoding glycosyltransferase produces the protein MKKIIVSVTNDISTDQRVEKVCNTLYNAGYEILLIGKKETNSKPIQRTYSTKRIAVFFKKGFLFYAEFNLKLFLLILFTKKDLLLANDLDTLLPNYMVSLLQKKNLIYDSHELFPEIPELVNRPFAKNFWTRMESTILPNLENTYTVCGSIANFYNSKYHTNFKTILNLPTKKQLITSKFPFNHTDKKIILYQGAVNMGRGLELMLNVLPFLENCIFVIIGHGDIFDFLKEEVAQKNLAHKIYFLGKISPNELHQLTPLADLGISIEEDLGLNYRYALPNKIFDYIQAEVPILVSNLPEMKKIVIDYQVGEIVEDRAPKKLANQIKLALAKDFSDALKNAKERLIWEHQEAQLLTIFKDYK, from the coding sequence TTGAAAAAAATAATAGTTTCTGTAACGAATGATATATCTACAGACCAAAGAGTAGAAAAAGTTTGTAATACCTTATATAATGCTGGCTATGAAATTCTTTTAATTGGCAAAAAAGAGACAAACAGCAAACCCATTCAAAGAACTTATAGCACAAAAAGAATTGCTGTGTTTTTTAAAAAAGGTTTTTTGTTTTATGCGGAATTCAATTTAAAACTATTTCTTTTGATTCTTTTTACGAAAAAGGATCTACTTTTAGCCAACGATTTAGATACACTTTTACCAAATTACATGGTTAGTTTACTGCAAAAAAAGAACCTAATTTATGACAGTCATGAATTATTTCCAGAAATTCCAGAACTCGTAAACCGTCCTTTTGCTAAAAATTTTTGGACTCGTATGGAGTCAACAATACTCCCAAATTTAGAAAACACCTATACAGTTTGTGGCAGTATAGCAAACTTTTATAACTCAAAATACCATACAAATTTTAAGACTATCCTTAATTTACCTACTAAAAAACAACTTATTACTAGCAAATTTCCATTTAATCATACTGATAAAAAAATAATTTTATATCAAGGAGCCGTTAATATGGGTAGGGGTTTAGAATTGATGCTTAACGTGCTTCCATTTCTTGAAAACTGTATTTTTGTTATTATTGGTCATGGTGATATTTTTGATTTTTTAAAAGAAGAAGTTGCTCAAAAAAATCTAGCACATAAAATTTATTTTTTAGGAAAAATTAGTCCGAATGAACTACATCAATTAACGCCGTTAGCAGATTTAGGAATTAGTATTGAAGAAGATTTAGGCTTAAATTACAGATATGCACTTCCCAATAAAATTTTCGATTACATACAAGCAGAAGTACCCATTCTGGTTTCTAACTTACCTGAAATGAAAAAAATTGTAATCGACTATCAAGTTGGAGAAATTGTTGAGGATAGAGCACCTAAAAAATTGGCAAATCAAATTAAGCTAGCTTTAGCAAAAGATTTTTCGGATGCACTCAAAAATGCAAAAGAACGATTAATTTGGGAACATCAAGAAGCACAATTATTAACCATTTTTAAGGATTACAAATAG
- a CDS encoding 2OG-Fe(II) oxygenase has product MNSVEIAKFICHQLEKNKEILKDQFLKSKESIGFFYLDDLLPEALALEIHSKFPELEKTVKRKSLREYKFTAYQMDAYDALLEEVIYAFQDKNVIELVAEICGLKQVFGDEFLYAGGLSLMKKDNFLNPHLDNSHDKERSRWRVLNLLYYVTPNWSLEHGGNLEIWPRGLKQPQTIIESKFNRLVVMTTHQKSWHSVSKVQKDAIRCCVSNYYFSEEPLLKSDEFHITTFRGRSSEKVKDVLLQIDNSLRSGLRKIFKKGVRENPHQYKK; this is encoded by the coding sequence ATGAATAGCGTAGAAATCGCGAAATTTATCTGCCATCAATTAGAAAAAAATAAAGAAATTTTAAAAGATCAATTTTTAAAATCAAAAGAAAGTATTGGTTTTTTTTATTTGGATGATCTTTTACCAGAAGCGTTGGCGCTAGAAATTCATAGTAAATTTCCAGAGCTAGAGAAAACGGTTAAAAGAAAAAGCTTGAGGGAATATAAGTTTACAGCTTATCAAATGGATGCTTATGATGCCCTTTTAGAAGAAGTAATTTATGCCTTTCAAGATAAAAATGTAATTGAATTAGTTGCTGAAATTTGTGGTTTAAAGCAAGTTTTTGGTGATGAGTTTTTATATGCAGGTGGATTATCACTGATGAAAAAAGATAATTTTTTGAATCCGCATTTAGATAATTCTCACGATAAAGAAAGGAGCAGATGGCGAGTGCTAAATTTGTTGTATTATGTAACACCAAATTGGAGTTTAGAGCATGGTGGTAATTTAGAAATTTGGCCAAGGGGATTAAAACAACCGCAAACTATCATAGAAAGTAAATTTAATAGATTAGTGGTCATGACGACGCATCAGAAATCTTGGCACTCTGTTAGTAAAGTGCAAAAGGATGCGATTCGGTGCTGTGTGTCTAATTATTATTTTTCTGAGGAGCCTCTTTTAAAATCGGATGAATTTCATATTACTACTTTTAGAGGTCGATCTTCAGAAAAAGTAAAAGATGTTTTATTGCAGATTGATAATAGCTTACGCTCGGGTTTGCGAAAAATATTTAAAAAAGGAGTTCGAGAAAATCCTCATCAATATAAAAAATAG
- a CDS encoding glycosyltransferase family 2 protein yields the protein MLSVLIPTYHYNALLLVQELHRQLLLENFIFEIICFDDGSKSTLNTENEKINLLHCALFKSLPKNIGRSAIRNLLAESAQYQWLLFLDADVAPVHANFITKYSACFYQTKTVFCGGLLYQNKKENLKLLRYKYGKKHEEIPLEIRKKSPKKYFFSSNFLIKKEIFKTVRFEEKLKKYGREDFLFSLDVHKAGYKIEHIANEVYHLGIEENAAFVSKTKKAMENLIFLCNQNLIDEKGITLLNFTKKIEKIKMTKIAASFYPFLEKLVIKKASVFFLNVLKVSYLCHLKLKNE from the coding sequence ATGCTTTCTGTTTTAATACCAACATATCACTATAATGCGCTTTTATTGGTGCAAGAATTGCATAGGCAATTACTGTTAGAAAATTTTATTTTTGAAATTATTTGTTTTGATGATGGTTCTAAATCGACCTTAAACACTGAAAACGAAAAAATTAATTTGCTGCATTGTGCTCTTTTTAAAAGTTTACCCAAGAATATTGGAAGAAGTGCTATTAGAAATTTACTTGCTGAAAGCGCCCAATATCAATGGCTACTTTTTTTAGATGCAGATGTTGCGCCTGTGCATGCTAATTTCATTACAAAGTATAGCGCTTGTTTCTACCAAACGAAAACTGTTTTTTGTGGTGGCTTATTGTATCAAAATAAAAAAGAAAATTTAAAGCTGTTGCGCTATAAATATGGCAAAAAGCATGAAGAAATTCCCTTGGAAATCAGGAAGAAAAGTCCGAAAAAATACTTTTTTAGTTCTAATTTTTTAATTAAAAAGGAAATTTTTAAGACTGTTCGTTTTGAAGAAAAATTAAAAAAATATGGAAGAGAAGATTTTTTATTCTCTTTAGATGTGCATAAAGCAGGATATAAAATTGAGCATATTGCCAATGAAGTATATCATTTAGGTATCGAAGAAAATGCTGCTTTTGTGTCTAAAACAAAAAAAGCCATGGAAAATCTTATATTTTTATGCAATCAGAATTTGATTGATGAAAAAGGGATTACCTTATTAAATTTTACAAAAAAAATAGAAAAAATTAAAATGACTAAAATAGCGGCTAGTTTTTATCCTTTTTTAGAAAAATTAGTCATCAAAAAAGCCTCTGTTTTCTTTTTAAATGTTCTAAAAGTTTCCTATTTATGTCACTTAAAATTAAAAAATGAATAG
- a CDS encoding cell division ATP-binding protein FtsE, with amino-acid sequence MEKPVLYLENADIYQRENLVLTKVNLTINKGDFYYLIGKTGSGKSSLMKTLYGDLPLQRGIGNIVDFDLKKLKEKEIPFLRRKIGIVFQDFKLLNDRTVFGNLEFVLKATGWKNKEEIKQKINEVLEKVGLQAQHYKKTFELSGGEQQRIAIARALLNDPELILADEPTGNLDPKTSLEVMELLNDIHKSGKTILMATHDYQLIVKFKQKTLKCEGGELFEVAQQTTV; translated from the coding sequence ATGGAGAAACCAGTTTTGTATTTAGAAAATGCAGATATCTATCAAAGAGAAAATTTGGTGTTAACCAAGGTAAATTTAACAATCAATAAAGGTGACTTTTATTATTTAATTGGTAAAACAGGGAGCGGTAAAAGTAGTTTGATGAAAACACTTTACGGCGATTTACCATTGCAACGAGGTATCGGAAACATTGTAGATTTTGATTTGAAAAAATTGAAGGAAAAAGAAATTCCGTTTTTAAGAAGAAAAATTGGTATCGTTTTTCAAGATTTTAAATTATTAAATGATCGAACTGTGTTTGGTAATTTAGAATTTGTTTTAAAAGCTACAGGTTGGAAAAACAAGGAGGAAATAAAGCAAAAAATAAATGAAGTTTTAGAGAAAGTTGGTTTACAAGCACAACACTATAAAAAAACTTTTGAATTGTCTGGCGGTGAGCAACAAAGAATCGCCATAGCAAGAGCTTTGCTCAATGATCCGGAATTGATTTTAGCAGATGAGCCTACGGGGAATTTAGATCCAAAAACATCTTTAGAGGTAATGGAGCTTTTAAACGACATTCATAAAAGTGGTAAAACTATTTTAATGGCAACACACGATTATCAATTAATTGTAAAGTTTAAGCAAAAAACTTTAAAATGTGAAGGAGGCGAGCTGTTTGAAGTAGCGCAACAAACTACGGTTTAA
- a CDS encoding tetratricopeptide repeat protein, producing the protein MKFRFNLKHFLLCTLFVSSFAMFSQESIVDTSVLSDFNNGIELYNNKAYAAAQKTFEKVRINSQKNSTLKADASYYDAMCAVKLNQTDADKKVLSFVENNPISNKKNKAFFNVGNYYFANKKAAYALKWFQKVNADVLSEEDTKELNFKMGYSFLVSKNLTLAKDKFLPLMNDAKYGNDSRYYYGYIAYKQEDYGIAESTLKEIADNKSYKSEISYYLLDISFKAGQFERCVKVGQELLKTARKRDISEISKIVGESYFNLKQYEESIPFLKAYKGKNGKWNNTDYYQLGYAYYQQNTFENAISYFNKIIDQKNTVSQNAYYHLAECYLNIDKKNEALNAFKAASEMPFNPEIQEDAALNYAKLSYEEGNPFENISDVLQNYLKKYPNSASYSEINELVVSSFIHQQDYEGALAFLRKKKSAENITLSFEVSLYRGIQLFNEQKLEKSLPFFTEAKKASNENIKQKAHYWEAETLYRLEKYVDALAKFNQVKRIIDSRNQQEFSLIDYNIGYTHFKLKAYDKAITFFHQFLKLNIEEDAIKNDASIRLGDSYFATKEYDNAIKIYKNVINEFGSEADYAQYQIGMSYGFRDNDDAKISALIKVINEYETSSLKDDAWYQLASTYTQIKNNRKAHEAYDQLLSKHTKSVFIPKALVRQGLLYYNENENKKALEKFKLTVSKFPNSADALEAVRNAKNIYVDEDNLDGYVAWTKTLKFVNVSDTELENSSFAIAERKYFEGKNNKSLLSLRKYLTSFPNGKNKLKATYYLADILFNDQLYAEAAENYKIVLDAGQSELSEDVLAKLSQIYLQQENFSSALPLLERLEQEAYSTENILFAQSNLMKGYSETKAYDLALEYAKKLLAKDKIDTNLRLDAITIIAKTSFINDDFATAEEYYKQIENEATGVLKAESLYYNAYFKNRNKEYESSNKVVQELIADYSAYKYWGVKSYVIMAKNYYSLKDAYQATFILENVIKNFKQFDDIVKEAQTELNKIKENEAKTNNSITPQNKN; encoded by the coding sequence ATGAAATTTCGTTTTAACTTAAAACACTTTTTGTTATGCACACTTTTTGTTTCTTCTTTTGCGATGTTTTCGCAGGAATCTATCGTGGATACAAGTGTGCTTTCAGACTTTAATAATGGTATAGAATTATACAATAACAAAGCATATGCAGCGGCTCAAAAGACTTTTGAAAAAGTACGAATAAATTCGCAAAAAAACTCGACTCTAAAAGCAGATGCCTCTTATTACGATGCCATGTGTGCTGTAAAATTAAATCAGACAGATGCCGATAAAAAGGTTTTAAGCTTTGTAGAAAACAACCCGATTAGTAACAAAAAAAACAAGGCCTTTTTTAATGTGGGTAATTACTATTTTGCCAATAAAAAAGCGGCATATGCTCTAAAATGGTTTCAGAAAGTAAATGCAGATGTACTTTCTGAAGAAGATACAAAAGAGCTTAATTTTAAAATGGGGTATAGTTTTTTGGTTTCTAAAAATTTAACACTCGCTAAAGATAAATTTTTACCTTTAATGAATGATGCTAAATACGGAAACGATTCTAGATATTATTATGGCTATATCGCCTATAAACAAGAAGATTATGGCATCGCAGAATCTACCTTAAAAGAAATTGCAGATAACAAATCTTACAAATCAGAAATTTCTTATTATTTATTAGACATCAGTTTTAAAGCCGGTCAATTTGAACGTTGTGTAAAAGTTGGTCAAGAACTTTTAAAAACTGCTCGAAAAAGAGATATTTCTGAAATCTCTAAAATTGTTGGTGAAAGTTATTTCAATTTAAAACAATATGAGGAATCCATACCTTTTTTAAAAGCCTATAAAGGTAAAAATGGCAAATGGAATAATACGGATTATTATCAATTAGGCTATGCCTATTATCAACAAAATACTTTTGAAAATGCCATTAGTTATTTTAATAAAATTATTGATCAAAAAAATACAGTTTCACAAAATGCTTATTACCATTTAGCAGAATGTTACCTAAATATTGATAAAAAAAATGAAGCTTTAAATGCTTTTAAAGCCGCTAGTGAAATGCCTTTTAATCCAGAAATTCAGGAAGATGCCGCTTTAAATTATGCAAAATTGAGTTATGAAGAAGGAAATCCTTTTGAAAACATTTCTGATGTGTTGCAGAATTACTTAAAAAAGTATCCAAACTCGGCATCCTACAGCGAAATTAATGAATTGGTGGTGTCTTCATTTATACATCAACAAGATTATGAAGGCGCATTAGCGTTTTTAAGAAAGAAGAAAAGTGCAGAAAATATAACCTTATCTTTTGAGGTTTCTTTATATCGCGGCATTCAGTTATTTAACGAGCAAAAATTAGAAAAATCCCTACCTTTTTTTACCGAAGCAAAAAAAGCTAGCAATGAAAATATAAAACAAAAAGCGCATTACTGGGAAGCAGAAACCTTGTATCGATTAGAAAAATATGTAGATGCCCTTGCTAAATTTAATCAAGTAAAAAGAATAATCGATTCAAGAAATCAACAAGAATTTTCTTTAATTGATTATAATATTGGTTACACCCATTTTAAGTTGAAAGCATATGATAAAGCAATCACTTTCTTTCATCAATTTTTAAAATTGAACATAGAAGAGGATGCTATAAAAAATGATGCTTCGATTCGTTTAGGAGACAGCTATTTTGCTACTAAGGAGTATGATAATGCCATAAAAATATACAAAAATGTAATTAACGAATTTGGTTCTGAAGCAGATTATGCACAATACCAAATAGGAATGAGCTATGGATTTAGAGATAACGATGATGCTAAAATTAGCGCATTAATTAAGGTCATTAATGAGTATGAAACATCTAGCCTAAAAGATGATGCTTGGTATCAATTAGCAAGCACGTATACGCAAATAAAAAACAATAGAAAAGCACACGAAGCTTATGATCAATTGCTAAGTAAGCATACAAAAAGTGTATTTATACCCAAAGCTTTAGTTAGACAAGGTTTGCTGTATTATAATGAAAATGAGAATAAAAAAGCTTTAGAAAAATTTAAATTAACCGTGAGCAAATTCCCGAATTCTGCAGACGCCTTAGAAGCTGTAAGAAATGCAAAAAACATTTATGTAGATGAAGATAATTTAGATGGTTATGTGGCTTGGACCAAAACCTTAAAATTTGTGAATGTTTCTGACACAGAATTAGAAAACTCGAGTTTTGCTATTGCTGAAAGAAAATACTTTGAAGGTAAAAACAATAAAAGCCTTTTAAGTTTAAGAAAATATTTAACAAGTTTTCCAAATGGTAAAAATAAATTAAAAGCAACCTACTATTTAGCAGACATTTTATTTAACGATCAATTGTATGCAGAGGCGGCCGAAAACTATAAGATTGTTTTAGATGCCGGTCAGAGCGAATTAAGCGAGGATGTTTTAGCAAAGCTATCTCAAATATATTTGCAACAGGAAAATTTCTCTAGCGCTTTACCTTTACTCGAAAGATTAGAGCAAGAAGCCTATAGCACCGAAAATATTTTATTTGCACAAAGTAACTTAATGAAAGGTTATTCTGAAACCAAAGCATACGATTTAGCCTTAGAATATGCTAAAAAATTATTGGCAAAAGACAAAATTGATACCAATTTAAGATTAGATGCCATTACCATCATTGCTAAAACTTCTTTTATAAATGATGATTTTGCTACAGCAGAAGAATATTATAAACAAATAGAAAACGAGGCAACAGGAGTATTAAAAGCAGAATCTTTGTATTATAATGCTTATTTTAAAAATCGTAATAAAGAGTATGAATCTTCTAATAAAGTAGTTCAAGAATTAATTGCAGATTATTCTGCTTACAAATATTGGGGTGTAAAAAGCTATGTAATCATGGCTAAAAATTATTACAGCTTAAAAGACGCCTATCAAGCAACCTTCATTTTAGAAAATGTTATTAAAAATTTTAAGCAATTTGATGATATTGTAAAAGAAGCGCAAACTGAACTGAATAAGATAAAAGAAAACGAAGCCAAAACGAATAATTCTATAACTCCACAAAATAAAAACTAA